Proteins from a genomic interval of Trichoderma breve strain T069 chromosome 2, whole genome shotgun sequence:
- a CDS encoding eukaryotic initiation factor 4E domain-containing protein — protein sequence MAAAAIDTPNMDQQVDLSTIPISPSDGEHGSTEAKDDGKPVTVFHDKDNFTVKHPLQSKWTLWFTKPPSGKGDNWNDLLKEVITFDSVEEFWGVYNNVAPVSELALKSDYHLFKAGVRPEWEDPQNKHGGKWSYQYKDKRNVDVDRLWLQVMMGAIGETLEEEEDGEVMGVVVNVRKGFYRIGVWTRTIGKSIPGRGDGDVAGGKGRSGEKGKDILLSIGRRFKDTLELPANEQVEFSGHTDSAHAGSTRAKAKYVV from the exons ATGGCTGCCGCTGCGATTGACACACCGAACATGGACCAGCAGGTCGACCTTTCCACCATCCCCATCTCTCCTAGCGACGGCGAGCACGGGAGCaccgaggccaaggatgaCGGAAAGCCTGTCACTGTGTTCCACGACAAGGACAACTTCACTGTCAAGCACCCTCTCCAGAGCAAGTGGACTCTGTGGTTCACCAAGCCACCCAGTGGAAAG GGTGACAACTGGAATGACCTGCTGAAGGAGGTCATCACCTTTGACTCCGTTGAAGAGTTCTGGGGCGTATAC AACAACGTTGCTCCTGTTTCAGAACTTGCGCTCAAGTCTGACTATCACCTGTTCAAGGCTGGCGTTCGCCCTGAGTGGGAAGACCCCCAGAACAAGCACGGTGGCAAGTGGTCCTACCAGTACAAGGACAAGCGCAATGTCGACGTCGATCGCCTCTGGCTCCAGGTCATGATGGGCGCCATCGGTGAGACCctcgaagaggaggaggatggtgaGGTCATGGGCGTTGTCGTCAACGTCCGCAAGGGCTTCTACCGTATCGGTGTCTGGACTCGCACCATCGGAAAGAGCATTCCCGGACGAGGCGACGGAGACGTTGCTGGCGGAAAGGGCCGAAGCGGGGAGAAGGGTAAGGACATTCTCCTGTCTATTGGTCGGAGATTCAAGGATACCCTCGAGCTCCCCGCCAACGAGCAGGTTGAGTTTTCTGGCCACACCGACAGCGCCCACGCCGGTAGCACCAGAGCCAAGGCAAAGTACGTCGTGTAG
- a CDS encoding amidase domain-containing protein codes for MRTRLDLSKFVGEHVGDVKTTKLLKDTGAVPCVKANISTPLLSFESSNDVWGRPANIYNNKYAPGGSTGGDGALLALGERIGIRSNPLPWKSEAEQEILQKGRLRVGFFRTDGVVNLSPACKRALEKAEYEMVKINPLSPYEALQLAYQLLYNDGLKTVYPFSRRG; via the exons ATGAGAACTCGTTTGGATTTGAGCAAGTTCGTTGGCGAGCATGTTGGCGATGTGAAAACAACGAAGTTGCTCAAGGATACTGGAGCTGTGCCATGCGTCAAGGCTAACATTTCCACTCCATTACTGAGCTTTGAATCAAGCAATGATGTTTGGGGTCGACCTGCCAATATTTACAATAACAAGTACGCACCGGGAGGCTCTACTGGTGGCGACGGCGCGCTGCTCGCTCTCGGCGAAAGAATTGGAATTCGCAGCAAT CCTCTGCCATGGAAGTCCGAGGCTGAACAAGAGATTCTACAAAAAGGCCGACTCAGAGTCGGATTCTTCAGGACAGATGGCGTCGTAAACCTCAGCCCTGCTTGCAAAAGGGCCCTTGAAAAGGCTGAGTACGAGATGGTTAAGATTAACCCTCTATCGCCATATGAAGCCCTGCAACTTGCATACCAACTTCTGTACAACGATGGACTGAAAACAGTCTACCCATTTTCCCGAAGAGGCTAA
- a CDS encoding AMP-binding enzyme domain-containing protein: MRMASTSAALPRLAIFEAVARHDPDALAVVHSLSGRRFTYGQLLGDVRRARARLLEARGKSTGDDLDGERVALLVENSYDYVVTLLAILAARSIAVPLSPAFPIPELEYVLNHSEASLLVSSPKFASKAQQVLAADLTSKPSHVELPKHAESAAATGEDVPLEDDANPGQAGLMLYTSGTTNKPKGVLLPQSVLTAQARSLHEAWEYSPADHLLHLLPLHHIHGVVNAILTPLLAGSSIEFMFPFNADAVWNRLAAPYLPSSETTNGNGITNGDATSKSSPKPKVTFFTAVPTIYSRLLNSHKSLPPPIQDAARQAVSPSNMRLNISGSAALPTPIKTAWASLSNGNVLLERYGMTEVGMALSCGLSFADRVDASVGWPLPSVQARLVDVDTAEVILPGEELDAQGRERSGEIQLRGPTIFKEYWRNPAATEKEFTAPDPDGNGAWFKTGDVAPWAQGPLYFIQGRKSADIIKTGGEKVSALEVERELLSLPQVAEAAVVAVPSGSWGHKVGAVVVLDRSVAEKWSALEMRRALKSRLANYKIPQVMKVVESIPRNAMGKINKKQLVKAIFADEHSGDEA, translated from the exons ATGAGGATGGCGTCGACGTCTGCCGCCTTGCCTCGTCTGGCCATCTTCGAAGCCGTGGCTCGGCACGATCCCGATGCCCTCGCCGTGGTCCACTCGCTGTCTGGCCGCCGTTTCACCTACGGCCAGCTGCTTGGCGACGTGCGCCGAGCGAGGGCCCGGCTGCTCGAGGCTCGCGGCAAAAGCACTGGCGACGACCTGGACGGCGAGAGGGTGGCCCTTTTGGTAGAGAATAGCTACGACTACGTAG TCACCCTCCTGGCCATTCTGGCTGCACGCTCTATAGCCGTACCTCTATCTCCCGCCTTTCCCATTCCCGAGCTAGAGTATGTCCTGAACCACAGCGAGGCCTCGTTGCTCGTGTCCTCGCCCAAGTTTGCGTCCAAGGCCCAGCAGGTCTTGGCTGCAGACTTGACATCCAAGCCATCCCACGTGGAGCTACCCAAGCATGCCGAAAGTGCGGCTGCAACGGGGGAGGACGTTCCCTTGGAAGACGACGCCAACCCGGGGCAAGCAGGTCTCATGCTCTACACGTCGGGGACGACTAACAAGCCG AAAGGCGTCTTGCTCCCCCAGTCTGTCTTAACCGCCCAGGCCCGCTCTCTCCATGAAGCTTGGGAATACTCTCCTGCGGATcacctcctccatcttctccccctccaccacATCCATGGCGtcgtcaacgccatcttGACGCCCCTGCTCGCCGGGTCATCCATCGAGTTCATGTTCCCCTTCAACGCTGACGCTGTCTGGAACCGCCTTGCCGCCCCGTATCTCCCCTCATCCGAGACGaccaacggcaacggcatcaCCAACGGTGACGCTACCTCCAAGTCTTCTCCCAAGCCCAAAGTCACCTTCTTCACCGCGGTCCCAACCATCTATAGCCGTCTCCTCAATAGCCACAAGTCCCTGCCCCCTCCCATCCAGGATGCCGCTCGCCAGGCCGTCTCCCCCTCCAACATGCGCCTCAACATCTCTGGATCGGCCGCCCTTCCCACCCCCATCAAAACGGCTTGGGCATCCCTGAGCAACGGCAACGTCCTCTTGGAGCGCTATGGCATGACCGAAGTCGGTATGGCGCTCTCCTGCGGCCTATCCTTTGCTGACCGCGTCGACGCCTCTGTCGGCTGGCCCCTGCCCTCCGTCCAGGCCCGCCTCGTCGATGTCGACACCGCAGAAGTAATCCTTCCCGGTGAGGAACTTGACGCCCAAGGTCGCGAGCGCTCCGGCGAGATCCAGCTCCGCGGtcccaccatcttcaaggagTACTGGCGCAACCCAGCCGCCACCGAAAAGGAGTTTACAGCTCCCGACCCGGACGGCAACGGCGCCTGGTTCAAGACGGGCGACGTCGCC CCCTGGGCCCAAGGCCCCCTGTACTTCATCCAGGGCCGCAAGTCcgccgacatcatcaagacgGGCGGCGAAAAGGTCAGCGCCCTCGAGGTCGAGCGCGagctcctctctctgccgcaggtcgccgaggccgccgtcgTAGCCGTGCCCAGCGGCTCGTGGGGCCACAAGGTCGGCGCCGTCGTCGTGCTCGACCGCTCCGTCGCAGAGAAGTGGTCGGCCCTGGAGATGCGCCGCGCCCTCAAGAGCCGCCTCGCAAACTACAAGATCCCGCAGGTCATGAAGGTTGTCGAAAGCATCCCGCGCAACGCCATGGGCAAgatcaacaagaagcagcttgtcaaggccatctttgccgaTGAGCACAGTGGCGATGAAGCATGA
- a CDS encoding WLM domain-containing protein: MPEHDPLVLSYTHLAQFRRAGEALTILKKVASLVKPIMRSRGWKVGELVEFYPNQQNLLGLNVNRGMRICLRLRYPQDQNQFLPTESIVDTMLHELCHIVHGPHDAKFHALWDQLRDEWQGLLFKGYTGEGFLSEGHRLGGRQALPTHEVQRLARAAAEKRKAHEQLTRGSGRRLGGGDISRPPRPGRNLRQAAAAAAEKRTKALEGCATDKLSDNEIRIIADTASKNGFRTQAEEDEANDLAIAQALWEMAQEDEMANAGGSYVTSSPAEKIMTSNGNKTVSFDGSRPRPGVGSSSGSSNTSMINKRPPVPPRPREERFWICSVCTLHNPQDFLCCDACGVERGEATLHVPATPRQPGPRPAVIDLTDSPPKKKTKGRETLQTAQRPPASTSASVAVSAPAPAPAPAPARPAPPPTWRCEFCATEMERQWWTCSTCGQMKFNSR; this comes from the exons ATGCCAGAACATGATCCCTTGGTCCTATCATACACCCACCTCGCGCAGTTTCGCCGAGCTGGTGAGGCATTGaccatcttgaagaaagTGGCCTCCCTTGTAAAGCCGATCATGCGCAGTCGTGGGTGGAAAGTTGGGGAGCTGGTTGAGTTCTATCCCAACCAGCAGAATTTACTTG GGCTAAATGTTAATCGCGGGATGAGAATATGCCTACGGTTACGCTATCCGCAAGACCAGAACCAGTTCCTCCCGACCGAAAGTATCGTGGACACGATGCTACATGAACTTTGTCACATTGTACATGGACCTCATGATGCCAAGTTTCATGCTCTCTGGGACCAACTGCGTGATGAATGGCAAGGGCTCCTTTTCAAGGGATACACAGGCGAAGGATTCCTGTCTGAGGGCCATCGGCTGGGCGGAAGACAGGCGCTGCCGACTCATGAAGTGCAGCGGCTTGCCCGTGCAGCCGCGGAAAAGCGAAAAGCTCACGAGCAATTGACTCGGGGGTCAGGACGACGGCTTGGCGGAGGGGATATATCACGACCGCCAAGGCCAGGTAGAAACCTAcgccaagcagcagcggcggcggccgaGAAGCGCACAAAAGCTCTCGAGGGTTGTGCAACGGACAAGCTGAGTGACAACGAGATTCGGATCATTGCAGACACGGCGTCGAAGAATGGATTTCGCACacaggcagaagaagacgaggccaACGATCTTGCGATTGCGCAGGCCCTATGGGAGATGGCCCAGGAAGACGAGATGGCTAATGCAGGTGGTTCATACGTGACCTCGTCGCCTGCGGAAAAAATAATGACGAGCAACGGGAACAAGACGGTGTCATTTGACggctcaaggccaaggccgggCGtggggagcagcagcggcagcagcaatactAGCATGATCAATAAGAGACCACCAGTACCTCCTCGTCCCAGAGAGGAGCGATTCTGGATCTGCTCAGTATGCACATTGCATAACCCGCAGGACTTCTTGTGCTGCGATGCCTGCGGGGTGGAGCGCGGCGAGGCAACATTACACGTACCGGCGACACCGAGACAGCCTGGGCCGAGGCCAGCTGTGATTGACCTAACAGATAGtccgccaaagaagaagacgaagggTCGTGAGACACTGCAAACAGCCCAGAGGCCACCAGCATCGACGTCGGCGTCGGTCGCCGTGTCGGCAccggctccagctccagctccagctccagctcgaccagctcctccaccaacgTGGCGCTGCGAATTTTGCGCGACAGAAATGGAACGGCAGTGGTGGACCTGCTCTACCTGCGGACAGATGAAGTTTAATTCACGATAG
- a CDS encoding histidine kinase-, DNA gyrase b-, and HSP90-like ATPase domain-containing protein gives MTSLEDARESSQTRASQSAPAPSSAAHDAPRGPPDLDPDLVASMKDRGSSKAATADMNGRVDQSPRSMGGGRFLRDPGDGVRSKSQSPFRLSMPSISPGQVAFSAMQYLPVPVIVLNNLKTVVLANEAMGRMLGIISDDLSDEDASATMDKLRGQTLSQVGIDMIQDGRPVWVTWEAFLDTLITEVGVRPSVSNHQRRPSHLGPSGDATPTATMALAQATDQAKHIERPTQDATVEVIITRKDITKTTFNSRYKAKESEYHAFAKMIITVWEIEDKQTFFTLTFTNAQSAPSIPLNSRRAIARSSILEAVEKKTISTSNASSVASSRDSSSPLFYSPGVITISSSPFPPMGPPTVASHSQASTPSVLQKMIRMKDALIDSTQMPVVAMWKDGSVTFPNKAARQLFPVGADLDSSGDGFHLLEKWEVYNEDFTRQLDVSEYPISILLRTETPFASKRIGMYARDGKKIIFDVLGEGIYDETTHEFLAGIVTGRDVTMMREEITHIKERDEERFKIICDAMPQLVWTARPDGMHDFFNTKWYTYTGLNPEQCIGLAWQAAIHPDDSPEARSRWNHSLKTGDPYVMEYRCLSKEGEWRWFLGRALAVRDKETGKIEKWFGTSTDIHESMQTKLSAKRTRQQLLSVIAHSHVTIFTVDPERRVTMLEGALIWNSASDDNHEKSRWFVGENMYTVFNRISGRELDEERLKWLQPIEDILEGRSNEDVKEHGLDDRWYRTRFHPMLGKKTKDGMATKETCVDGAIGVIMDVTELKVRGEALREQSKEKRRAMANEAAAKEATRLKSQFLANMSHEIRTPITGVLGMAELLSDMELTQEQREYVDNIQSSATSLLTVINDILDFSKVESGRLDIEEVQFSLSHIVQDVRKMLKFAVERKNLDFRSDVGKDIANERVVLGDPGRLRQIITNLLTNSIKFTNQGYVKFSVVKERESAETIEVRFVIEDSGIGIEEEVRKKLFKPFSQGDPSTARKFGGTGLGLTICKNLLDLMNGRIKLESNVGSGTKATFWIPFMKPTGAPAPTLVEPGAIPDRLQSELSLSCNSSEYEQMTGASQGSEGITKQELPLSERSRLHILVVEDNPVNQKIATRTIGKLGFQVSATWNGKEALDYMIGASKGQNKMPDIILMDVQMPIIDGYKCTHLLRHHLPYKTLVQNVPIVAMTASAIHGDREKCTKAGMDDYLAKPVTMKVLEKMLIRWSITRRRPQAGPPASDCSEMGEHCDNADIPHLGIEENDPSPLSASEEFHTSPITPRPLTTNGGPEPSPFDSAIAVELSPPVRRLEDEKEWSNMLHETKLIDAAGGVPADLRNNSLPEPGAGEALTEENVNKLENGTGTGTGV, from the exons ATGACGTCCCTGGAAGATGCTCGCGAGAGCTCTCAGACTCGAGCGTCCCAGtccgctccagctccctctTCCGCTGCCCACGATGCTCCGCGAGGTCCGCCGGATCTCGATCCTGACCTCGTAGCCTCTATGAAAGATCGAGGGTCGTCCAAGGCTGCCACAGCAGACATGAACGGCCGTGTCGATCAGAGTCCTCGCTCCATGGGCGGTGGACGATTCCTCAGAGACCCTGGCGATGGAGTCCGTTCCAAATCCCAAAGCCCATTTCGACTCTCCATGCCTTCAATATCGCCCGGCCAAGTTGCCTTTTCCGCAATGCAGTACCTGCCTGTCCCCGTCATCGTACTAAACAACCTCAAGACCGTTGTACTCGCCAATGAGGCCATGGGGAGGATGCTCGGCATCATTTCTGATGATTTGAGCGATGAGGATGCGTCGGCGACGATGGACAAGTTGCGTGGTCAGACCCTCTCACAGGTAGGCATTGATATGATTCAGGATGGCCGTCCTGTATGGGTTACATGGGAGGCTTTCCTCGACACCTTGATCACTGAAGTCGGCGTACGGCCATCAGTCTCGAACCATCAACGACGACCGTCTCATCTTGGACCCAGCGGCGATGCCACGCCAACTGCTACCATGGCTCTTGCGCAGGCGACCGACCAGGCCAAGCACATCGAGCGACCGACGCAGGATGCGACAGTagaagtcatcatcactagAAAAGACATCACCAAAACCACCTTCAACAGCCGGTACAAGGCAAAAGAATCCGAATACCACGCCTTTGCCAAAATGATCATTACTGTCTGGGAAATCGAGGATAAGCAAACCTTCTTTACTTTGACCTTCACCAACGCCCAGTCAGCTCCGTCGATACCGCTTAACAGCCGGAGAGCTATTGCTCGATCTAGCATCCTTGAAGCTGTCGAGAAGAAAACCATCTCCACCTCGAATGCATCGTCTGTCGCCTCCAGTCGAGACTCTAGCTCCCCCCTGTTTTACAGCCCGGGCGTTATTACCATCTCTTCCAGTCCCTTCCCTCCCATGGGACCTCCGACTGTTGCGTCACATTCGCAAGCAAGCACGCCCTCGGTGCTACAGAAAATGATAAGGATGAAAGACGCTCTCATCGATAGTACGCAGATGCCCGTCGTTGCCATGTGGAAGGATGGCAGCGTAACATTTCCAAACAAGGCAGCGAGACAGCTCTTCCCTGTCGGTGCCGATCTCGACTCGTCTGGCGATGGCTTTCACCTGCTAGAGAAGTGGGAAGTATATAATGAAGATTTCACGAGGCAACTAGATGTCAGCGAGTATCCAATCTCCATTCTACTTAGGACAGAGACGCCATTCGCTAGCAAGCGTATAGGCATGTACGCACGCGATGGGAAGAAAATCATATTCGATGTGTTGGGAGAGGGCATCTACGATGAGACTACACACGAATTTCTCGCTGGAATTGTAACCGGCCGTGATGTGACTATGATGAGGGAGGAAATCACTCATATCAAAGAGCGCGACGAGGAGCGGTTCAAGATCATTTGCGACGCCATGCCACAGCTTGTATGGACGGCACGTCCAGACGGAATGCACGATTTCTTCAATACGAAATGGTACACATATACCGGCCTGAATCCCGAGCAGTGTATTGGCCTGGCTTGGCAAGCTGCCATTCATCCCGACGACAGCCCCGAGGCTCGCTCTCGGTGGAATCACTCCCTGAAAACAGGAGATCCCTATGTCATGGAGTATCGTTGCCTTAGCAAAGAGGGAGAGTGGCGGTGGTTTCTCGGCCGTGCCCTCGCTGTGCGCGACAAGGAAACGGGCAAGATTGAAAAATGGTTCG GAACTTCCACCGACATCCACGAGAGCATGCAGACGAAGTTGAGTGCTAAGCGTACTCGCCAGCAGCTGCTAAGCGTGATTGCCCACTCACAcgtcaccatcttcaccgtcGACCCCGAACGCCGAGTAACGATGTTGGAGGGCGCCTTGATCTGGAATAGCGCCTCCGACGATAACCATGAGAAGAGCAGGTGGTTTGTTGGAGAGAACATGTATACCGTTTTCAATCGAATCTCTGGACGAGAGCTTGACGAAGAACGCCTAAAGTGGCTTCAGCCCATTGAGGACATTCTCGAAGGACGGAGTAATGAGGATGTAAAGGAGCATGGACTTG ATGATCGCTGGTATCGAACTCGATTTCACCCAATGCTCGGAAAAAAGACCAAAGATGGCATGGCTACCAAGGAGACATGTGTTGATGGGGCCATTGGCGTAATAATGGATGTCACCGAACTCAAGGTCAGAGGCGAAGCCTTGCGAGAGCAATCTAAGGAGAAGCGTCGCGCAATGGCAAACGAGGCtgccgccaaagaagctACAAGGCTGAAGAGTCAATTCCTGGCCAACATGTCTCACGAAATCAGGACGCCCATTACAGGAGTTCTTGGCATGGCAGAATTGTTGAGCGATATGGAACTGACTCAAGAACAGCGTGAATATGTTGACAACATTCAAAGCTCTGCGACATCGCTGCTCACGGTAATCAACGATATTCTAGATTTTTCAAAGGTGGAATCGGGTCGCTTGGACATTGAAGAAGTCCAATTTTCCCTCTCTCACATTGTGCAAGATGTGAGGAAGATGCTCAAGTTTGCTGTGGAGCGGAAAAATCTAGACTTTCGATCCGACGTTGGCAAAGATATTGCCAATGAACGCGTGGTCCTTGGTGATCCCGGCAGGTTACGGCAGATCATTACCAATCTCCTCACGAATAGCATCAAGTTCACCAATCAAGGATATGTCAAGTTTTCGGTGGTCAAGGAGCGGGAATCAGCCGAGACAATCGAGGTTCGCTTTGTTATTGAAGACTCgggcattggcattgaagaagaagttcGAAAGAAGCTCTTTAAGCCGTTCAGCCAAGGAGACCCGTCTACGGCGCGAAAATTTGGCGGTACTGGACTGGGATTGACAATCTGCAAGAATTTGCTGGACCTGATGAATGGCCGCATCAAGTTGGAATCAAACGTGGGATCGGGCACGAAGGCAACGTTTTGGATCCCCTTTATGAAGCCAACGGGAGCCCCAGCTCCCACGCTGGTAGAACCTGGAGCAATCCCCGATCGGCTACAGTCTGAGCTAAGCCTCTCATGCAACAGCTCAGAGTATGAACAGATGACGGGCGCCTCACAAGGCTCAGAGGGCATTACGA AGCAAGAGCTGCCTCTGTCTGAACGATCACGACTGCATAtcttggtggtggaggaTAA CCCGGTAAATCAGAAGATCGCCACACGTACGATCGGAAAACTTGGCTTCCAGGTCTCGGCAACTTGGAATGGCAAAGAGGCGCTGGATTACATGATTGGCGCGTCAAAAGGCCAAAATAAAATGCCGGATATTATACTGATGGACGTGCAGATGCCCATCATTGATGGCTACAAATGCACCCATCTTCTgcggcatcatcttccatACAAAACCCTCGTTCAAAACGTGCCCATCGTGGCCATGACTGCGTCTGCAATCCACGGAGATCGCGAGAAGTGCACTAAAGCCGGCATGGATGACTACCTGGCCAAGCCGGTTACGATGAAggtgttggagaagatgctgatTAGGTGGTCCATCACACGGCGTCGCCCCCAAGCGGGGCCGCCGGCTTCTGATTGCTCTGAAATGGGTGAGCATTGCGATAATGCGGATATCCCGCATCTGGGTATTGAGGAGAACGATCCATCTCCGCTTTCAGCATCTGAAGAATTTCATACGAGCCCAATCACGCCTCGGCCACTTACGACCAACGGAGGGCCTGAGCCTTCGCCATTTGATTCGGCTATTGCCGTCGAGCTGTCACCTCCAGTTCGTCgacttgaagatgaaaaggaatGGTCGAATATGCTCCATGAGACGAAGCTTATTGATGCGGCTGGAGGTGTACCGGCCGACCTCCGAAACAACTCTCTTCCTGAACCGGGTGCAGGAGAGGCTCTGACTGAAGAGAACGTCAACAAGCTGGAAAACGGGACCGGGACCGGGACGGGTGTTtga